One Thermofilum pendens Hrk 5 DNA segment encodes these proteins:
- a CDS encoding ABC transporter substrate-binding protein: MSQKKGLQKTTAILLVVVLLVGLLAGYFIGVSTAPKAPAEEVVPKSQYEQLQKELESVKAQLQQMAAQQGKPVEIVITAWTQGPERESIYRQLNLVEAANRLNQIFKVVGVPATVKVEGDFSTASWTDYRKKVFLALEGGTGPCIFQMEHVWSAVLAENGWIIPLDDYVKKYWNWTYYDIIPGLWSSVTYKGKIWGIPQDTEARPIYFNKLLLKKLGWTDEQINALPEKIRRGEFTLQDMLMVAKEAVDKGVVAPGYGIWHRPTAGPDWPIVYLAFGGKLYDETSGKLVADMKVWKKVFDWFYAASMQKYKVITDKMTSLDWNRDVHPTIVAGKVLFWMGGTWHKGQWVGSFNLSESKFWEMFGFALYPAGEPGLKPVTLSQPQAYFISKTCKYPEIAFLIITLATDPYLNSLHAVKSAHLAIMYRQLSDPVYTKDKFLAMTGYMVEYAQYQPMHPRWGDYNTIIFNTIKGIETGQFDADQALQVFKQNLQSTLGDNVIIKE; the protein is encoded by the coding sequence ATGAGCCAGAAAAAAGGCCTGCAGAAGACCACAGCGATACTGCTCGTAGTAGTCCTGCTGGTAGGGCTACTAGCCGGCTACTTCATAGGAGTTTCCACTGCGCCGAAAGCCCCCGCGGAGGAGGTAGTGCCCAAATCCCAGTACGAGCAGCTACAGAAGGAGCTCGAGTCCGTAAAGGCTCAGCTACAGCAGATGGCCGCGCAGCAGGGCAAGCCTGTCGAGATAGTAATCACCGCGTGGACTCAGGGGCCCGAAAGGGAGTCGATATACAGGCAGCTGAACCTCGTAGAAGCGGCTAACAGGCTGAACCAGATATTCAAGGTGGTGGGCGTCCCGGCGACTGTCAAGGTTGAGGGAGACTTCTCCACGGCGTCTTGGACGGATTACAGGAAGAAGGTATTCCTGGCGCTTGAAGGCGGGACGGGGCCCTGCATATTCCAGATGGAGCACGTGTGGTCTGCGGTTCTCGCTGAGAACGGGTGGATAATCCCGCTCGACGACTACGTGAAGAAGTACTGGAACTGGACGTACTATGACATCATCCCCGGCCTATGGTCCTCCGTGACCTACAAGGGGAAGATATGGGGCATTCCGCAGGACACGGAGGCCAGGCCGATCTACTTCAACAAGCTCCTCCTCAAGAAGCTCGGGTGGACCGACGAGCAGATAAACGCACTCCCTGAGAAGATCAGAAGGGGCGAGTTCACGCTCCAGGACATGTTGATGGTAGCGAAGGAGGCTGTCGACAAGGGAGTCGTGGCGCCTGGCTACGGCATCTGGCACCGCCCGACTGCTGGCCCTGACTGGCCCATAGTATACCTGGCATTCGGAGGCAAGCTTTACGACGAGACCAGCGGGAAGCTAGTAGCGGACATGAAGGTTTGGAAGAAGGTCTTCGACTGGTTCTACGCGGCCTCGATGCAGAAGTATAAGGTGATAACGGATAAGATGACGTCGCTCGACTGGAACAGGGACGTTCACCCAACAATAGTAGCCGGTAAAGTATTGTTCTGGATGGGAGGAACGTGGCACAAGGGGCAGTGGGTCGGCTCCTTCAACCTCTCCGAGAGCAAGTTCTGGGAAATGTTCGGCTTCGCCCTCTACCCCGCAGGCGAGCCGGGACTTAAGCCTGTCACCCTCTCGCAACCACAGGCTTACTTCATCTCGAAGACATGCAAGTACCCGGAGATCGCGTTCCTCATAATAACCCTGGCTACCGACCCCTACCTCAACTCGTTGCACGCCGTTAAAAGCGCACACCTAGCGATAATGTACCGGCAGCTGTCCGACCCTGTATACACGAAGGACAAGTTCCTCGCTATGACGGGCTACATGGTAGAGTACGCGCAGTACCAGCCGATGCACCCGAGATGGGGAGACTACAACACGATAATATTCAATACGATAAAGGGTATCGAGACAGGGCAGTTCGACGCCGACCAGGCTCTGCAGGTCTTCAAGCAGAACCTCCAGTCCACGCTTGGCGATAACGTAATAATAAAAGAATAA